A window of Scophthalmus maximus strain ysfricsl-2021 chromosome 4, ASM2237912v1, whole genome shotgun sequence genomic DNA:
AACGCAGTTTTTACGGTATTCGCTTTCTCCAGAGCTGAACTTTCAGGACAGTTTCCTGTTAGTTCAGATTGATGCTCTGCAATATCACTTTGACCACAGAAGTCTTATAAAGGATGGGAACTtctggtaatttttttttgctttaatccctGCCTTAAATAGCCTCAAAGAAAACTCAAACTAGAGTTTTACATGATTGACTTTGTAACCGACACTAAGtattttgaataaatatgatCCATTATATAATCGGAGAACTTAAATCCTTGGGCTATGTCAGATAGCCAAGGGGGTATGTTTTCTAGGAGGGTCTGCTTGGAAAAATCAACAACCAGAGGACCTGCTGCCTGAGGTTCTGATGTTGAAACTAAATCAATACTGACACATCAGTAACTGACACAGTCTGTGACAAGAAAGTCAAACTATCCCCTAACTACACCTAAAGGACAAGGGACACTCCGTTGAAGACGAATGTACATATTTTGGACAGGGAAGACAGATGGTTTGAAAAGAGTGAAGGAAGGCATCCATATCAAAATACAGAAACCTcccctcaacagaggaggaggcctgagacACCATCTTTCTGCCACTTTCAGTGCTGTCCTTTCACCTCTTCCCAGGAGACTTAACGGCCGTTCACATTTATCCTCATGTAAAACAACAGTGTGTAAACATGACTGCAGGGGACTCCAAGATGTCCGTATTGACTATTGTTATACAATGTACAAGAACTGTTGTTCCAACAGCCTGGAGCACTTCCTGcactccacagaggttaaatacctgcATTAACCAAAACTTAGTtggaactgaagaagcctcttgaatgagaaaatgaatcatcttcaagaaactacaaccaagtccagttgctcctgataAAACTGATGACCCAGGATTAACAGACTTTTTCCTCACCTAATAGTCAGCTAGCTAAAGGATTCAGCTCCTCTCATTGGTTTGTGCTGCACAAAGGAGTTATCTAATTCAGCAAAAGTTCTTGTGTGGACAAACAATATCCAGCAGAATACGGTAAGTAAACTGAAGACTTTTTGACTGTAGTTCATtcaggaccactatagtcaaaacaatttatttcaataatcaccccggtgaccaactcctttCACCTCCTCTAAAGTGGTTAAAATAGAAACTTCTCCTTTGActtgagacactgcagcatttgtTAACAGAAAGACTGCAACCCTTTACTCTTTCTCCTGACCTCACTGTTCATGCTGTAATGTTTTGGTTCAAAAAATATACCTCTACACCTCTTTTACACACTATTGACTTTTACTAGAGCAAGAGTAACTgataggaaaataaaattaaaaaaaaactgatgtaaAAGTTTACATCTGCTGGACAGATGCAACTTTATTATAAgcattaatgtttgtgttaaatcTCTTTTAAATGATAAGAGTTAATTTCCATTGTTGTGACATGTTCTTAACTTTGTTTAACTGATTGTATATTGTTTCCATTTAAGATGAGCCTGATCTACTGCTGCGGTACTTtggtcctgctccttctcattCCAAGAGTCTGTCAAGCTGGAAACATCTTGGTTGTTCCCGTGGAAGGCAGCCACTGGTTAAACATGGATATTCTACTTAAAGCTCTGCACTCAAGAGGACACAATATAACCATCCTGCGTACTAGCAGAAGCTGGTACATTCCATACAACTCCTCTGATTACAACATTGTCACAGTCCAAACGGAGAAGAGCTTGGATCAGGAATTCATCACAAATGCTGTATCTCTGTGCATTGAATATGAGAGGGGCACTATTTCCTTACCAACTTTTCTTCACATGAAGGTAGTATTGTTTGGCCTAGCAATTAAAATTCACGAAACAGTGGGTGAATTTGTATCGAAAACTATAGATGACCAAGAGTTGGTGAGAAACCTGAAAGACAGCAAGTTTGACCTGTTACTCACTGAACCCTGCTTGGGAGGTGGAGTCATTTTGGCCAAATATTTTAACCTTCCTTTGGTTTTCAACGTTCAGCTCATGCTAGGTTCAGAAGCTCATGCTGTTATTGCTCCTTCACCTATATCATATGTTCCCATGACAGGATCTGGCAACACtgataaaatgaacattttacaaaGAGTTAAAAACATGGGCATCTATCTCTTAACCCAAACACAATACCACTTGGTGGTTAAGCAAACTTACCAGAGGATATGTGACAAATATCTTGGGCCTGATATTGAATATCACCAGTTGGTGCTGAACGCAGACATTTGGTTGATGAgaactgactttgtgtttgagtATCCACGTCCAACTATGCCTAATGTTGTGTACATGGGAGGGTTCCACTGTAGACCTGCAAAACCACTTCCTGAACACTTGGAGGAGTTTGTGCAGAGCTCTGGCGACCATGGAGTCATCATCATGTCTCTGGGGACTTTTGTGAGTCAACTTCCTGCTGACATGACAAACGAAATCGCTGCAGCTTTTGCCAAATTACCTCAGAAAGTCATCTGGAGGCATAAAGGTGACAGACCAGCCACTCTGGGCAACAACACTTTACTAGTGGACTGGATGCCACAGAATGACCTCCTGGGACATCCAAAGATTAAACTGTTTGTGGCTCATGGAGGAACCAATGGAGTCCAAGAAGCTATTTATCATGGAGTCCCAGTAGTGGGTCTACCTTTGTTCTTTGACCAGTACGACAACCTGCTCCgcctgaaagagagaggaggggctAAAATTCTTACATTAGCCACAGTGGACGAAGAGAACTTCCTGGAGAATGTACAAGAAGTCCTGAATGAGCCCTCCTACAGGATGAACATGCAGAGACTCTCCTGGCTGCACAGAGATCAGCCAACAACACCACTGGATAAAGCCCTCTTCTGGATAGAGTTCGTCATGAGGCACAAAGGTGCAGCTCATCTGAGAACAGAATCCTACAGACTGCCCTGGTATTCCTACCACTCTGTAGATGTAGTGTTGTTCCTGGTTGGAGCAGTGCTACTTGtcctcttatttattttcatcttgatGAGGTGTTTATACGCGGCACTGTGTAAATCTAAAGTGAAACGAGATTAATTCAGGGGACTGATATCAGTGCAAATGATGACTTTGACAGCCAAACAAGGGTAGGATTTGTACAGGCAGTTTGTAATATGCCTTTTCACTTAGTTTCATATTGAAGTATGTGGTTtcaatttctcatataatcatgtattaacatatactctgtttaaattgtgtttctggtatgtggAAAAGACTGTTTACGAGATGTAATAATTAGTTGAGCCTGGGGTagaaaagcagatgagggaAGTGTGGTTTAGAAGgggttaatgaacagctggttttATTAGGGGTAGTAAGACATTTGGGCAGGGAAGAAGGATTCAGGGAGATGATGAGGCCAACATTCTTGGTGACCTAGCCGCCTTGGCCTATCTAtttaagatgtcttttctgTATGATCTGGGTATTcaaacttgttatatttgaatgattatttgttcatttctcaaggaaaacaaagatttcCACCACACAGTAAATTAGCTGtataactattattatcatGACAAAGAtggtacaaataaaaaattaggGAAGAATTTAAAtttactaaaaaacaaaacaaattcatgctttgtatataaatgtgtggGTTTTGGAgccatatgtatatatatatatatatatatatatatatatatatatatatatatatatatatatatatatatatatatatatatatatatatattttgtgagtgtgactgtgtgtgagataattgtatgttgttttttgtatgcGCTCCTGTGATGTTGTGCCACACCCTCTTCTGTAGCACACATGTCACAGCAACAGTtgaaattacagttttttttcaaatgcagatAATAGGGGCTGCATTCCTGCATTCAACATGACACATCTGAGTGTGATCAACATGTTCTAAGAGGTAGAGTCATGACCTCAAGTGTCTTTAAATATTCTTTGCTGCTTGTTAATGctcttttcatctcatctcatctcatcttcaaccgcttatccgtggtcgggtcgcgggggcagcagcttcagtagggggccccaaacttccctttcccgggccacattaaccaggtctgactgggggatcccgaggcgttcccaggccagtgtggagatataatctctccacctagtcctgggtctaccccgaggcctcttcccagctggacgtgcctggaacacctcccaggggaggcgcccagggggcatccttaccagatgcccgaaccaccttaactggctcctttctacgcaaaggagcagcggctctactccgagctcctcacggatgactgagcttctcaccctatctctaagggagaccccagccacctttctaaggaaacccatttcggccgcttgtactcgcgatctcgttttttcggtcacgacccatccttcatgaccataggtgagggtaggaacaaagattgaccggtagatcgagagctttgccttccggctcagctccctttttgtcacaacggtgcggcaaagcgagtgcaataccgcccccgctgctccaattctacggccaatctcacgctccattgtcccctcactcgcaaacaagaccccgaggtacttaaactcctttacttgaggtaggggctcattccctacccagagtagacaatccaccggtttcctgctgagaaccatggcctcagattttgaggtgctgattctcatcccaaccgctccacactcggctgcgaactgatccagtgagtgctgaagatcacagaccgatggtgccatcaggaccacatcatctgcaaaaagcagtgatgagatccccaggccaccgagctgcaaccccaccccaccacgactacgcctcgatatcctgtccatgaatatcccaaaca
This region includes:
- the LOC118301856 gene encoding UDP-glucuronosyltransferase 2C1-like; this encodes MSLIYCCGTLVLLLLIPRVCQAGNILVVPVEGSHWLNMDILLKALHSRGHNITILRTSRSWYIPYNSSDYNIVTVQTEKSLDQEFITNAVSLCIEYERGTISLPTFLHMKVVLFGLAIKIHETVGEFVSKTIDDQELVRNLKDSKFDLLLTEPCLGGGVILAKYFNLPLVFNVQLMLGSEAHAVIAPSPISYVPMTGSGNTDKMNILQRVKNMGIYLLTQTQYHLVVKQTYQRICDKYLGPDIEYHQLVLNADIWLMRTDFVFEYPRPTMPNVVYMGGFHCRPAKPLPEHLEEFVQSSGDHGVIIMSLGTFVSQLPADMTNEIAAAFAKLPQKVIWRHKGDRPATLGNNTLLVDWMPQNDLLGHPKIKLFVAHGGTNGVQEAIYHGVPVVGLPLFFDQYDNLLRLKERGGAKILTLATVDEENFLENVQEVLNEPSYRMNMQRLSWLHRDQPTTPLDKALFWIEFVMRHKGAAHLRTESYRLPWYSYHSVDVVLFLVGAVLLVLLFIFILMRCLYAALCKSKVKRD